A single genomic interval of Cygnus atratus isolate AKBS03 ecotype Queensland, Australia chromosome 22, CAtr_DNAZoo_HiC_assembly, whole genome shotgun sequence harbors:
- the FAM118B gene encoding protein FAM118B isoform X1, protein MCRDPGHPSVYDAASCAAFPSCRKLLPSLKTKKPRELVLVIGTGISAAVAPQVPALKSWKGLIQALLDAAIDFDLLEDEESKRFQKCLHEDKNLVHVAHDLIQKLSPRTSNVRSTFFKDCLYEVFDDLESKMEDSGKQLLQSVLHLMENGALVLTTNFDNLLELYAAHQGKHLESLDLTDEKKHVIQRLKRSEAILEQEPQETLVLEWAQEKRKLSVLHIHGVYTNPSGIVLHPAGYQNVLRNTEVMREIQKLYENKSFLFLGCGWTVDDTTFQALFLEAVKHKSDLEHFMLVRRGDVDEFKKLRENMLDKGIKVISYGDNYADLPEYFERLTSEIAMRGRTGVLKEGQQLNGSAAARDEIKGCST, encoded by the exons ATGTGCCGTGACCCAGGACATCCCTCGGTGTATGatgctgccagctgtgctgctttcccctCTTGCAGGAAGCTGCTGCCAAGCCTAAAGACCAAGAAGCCTCGGGAGCTTGTTCTGGTGATTGGGACAGGAATTAGCGCAGCGGTCGCTCCCCAAGTCCCAGCACTGAAGTCTTGGAAGGGGTTAATCCAGGCCCTCCTGGATGCTGCTATTGACTTCGATCTTCTGGAAGATGAAGAGAGCAAAAGGTTTCAGAAGTGTCTCCACGAAGACAAGAACTTGGTTCACGTTGCCCATGACCTTATCCAGAAGCTGTCTCCG CGCACGAGCAATGTTCGctcaacatttttcaaagactgTTTATACGAGGTGTTTGATGACCTGGAATCTAAAATGGAAGATTCTGGCAAGCAGCTGCTTCAGTCTGTGCTTCACCTAATGGAAAATGGGGCACTCGTGTTAACCACGAACTTTGATAACCTGCTGGAACTGTATGCGGCGCACCAGGGGAAGCATCTGGAGTCTCTTGACCTGACGGATGAAAAGAAG CACGTAATTCAACGCTTGAAGAGGTCGGAAGCAATCCTAGAACAGGAGCCGCAGGAGACCTTA GTGCTGGAGTGGGCgcaagagaagaggaagctcagcGTCCTGCATATCCACGGCGTGTACACGAACCCGAGCGGCATAGTGCTGCACCCGGCCGGGTACCAGAACGTGCTGCGCAACACGGAGGTCATG cgaGAGATTCAGAAGCTGTATGAAAATAAGTCATTCCTATTCTTGGGCTGTGGTTGGACTGTTGATGACACCACGTTTCAAGCCCTGTTTTTAGAAGCTGTGAAGCACAAGTCAGACCTGGAGCACTTTATGCTCGTGCGGCGAGGAGATGTGGATGAGTTCAAGAAGCTCCGCGAGAACATGCTGGACAAAGGGATTAAAGTGATTTCCTATGGAGATAACTACGCAGACTTGCCTGAGTACTTCGAGAGGCTGACGAGTGAGATCGCCATGCGGGGTCGGACAG GTGTGCTTAAGGAGGGACAGCAGCTGAATGGCTCCGCCGCTGCCCGCGACGAGATAAAAG gATGCAGCACCTGA
- the FAM118B gene encoding protein FAM118B isoform X2 yields the protein MASTVSLGKDTLLEDGMPPAKKPRKLLPSLKTKKPRELVLVIGTGISAAVAPQVPALKSWKGLIQALLDAAIDFDLLEDEESKRFQKCLHEDKNLVHVAHDLIQKLSPRTSNVRSTFFKDCLYEVFDDLESKMEDSGKQLLQSVLHLMENGALVLTTNFDNLLELYAAHQGKHLESLDLTDEKKVLEWAQEKRKLSVLHIHGVYTNPSGIVLHPAGYQNVLRNTEVMREIQKLYENKSFLFLGCGWTVDDTTFQALFLEAVKHKSDLEHFMLVRRGDVDEFKKLRENMLDKGIKVISYGDNYADLPEYFERLTSEIAMRGRTGVLKEGQQLNGSAAARDEIKGCST from the exons ATGGCTTCTACGGTGAGCCTGGGTAAAGACACATTGTTGGAAGATGGAATGCCACCTGCAAAAAAGCCCAG GAAGCTGCTGCCAAGCCTAAAGACCAAGAAGCCTCGGGAGCTTGTTCTGGTGATTGGGACAGGAATTAGCGCAGCGGTCGCTCCCCAAGTCCCAGCACTGAAGTCTTGGAAGGGGTTAATCCAGGCCCTCCTGGATGCTGCTATTGACTTCGATCTTCTGGAAGATGAAGAGAGCAAAAGGTTTCAGAAGTGTCTCCACGAAGACAAGAACTTGGTTCACGTTGCCCATGACCTTATCCAGAAGCTGTCTCCG CGCACGAGCAATGTTCGctcaacatttttcaaagactgTTTATACGAGGTGTTTGATGACCTGGAATCTAAAATGGAAGATTCTGGCAAGCAGCTGCTTCAGTCTGTGCTTCACCTAATGGAAAATGGGGCACTCGTGTTAACCACGAACTTTGATAACCTGCTGGAACTGTATGCGGCGCACCAGGGGAAGCATCTGGAGTCTCTTGACCTGACGGATGAAAAGAAG GTGCTGGAGTGGGCgcaagagaagaggaagctcagcGTCCTGCATATCCACGGCGTGTACACGAACCCGAGCGGCATAGTGCTGCACCCGGCCGGGTACCAGAACGTGCTGCGCAACACGGAGGTCATG cgaGAGATTCAGAAGCTGTATGAAAATAAGTCATTCCTATTCTTGGGCTGTGGTTGGACTGTTGATGACACCACGTTTCAAGCCCTGTTTTTAGAAGCTGTGAAGCACAAGTCAGACCTGGAGCACTTTATGCTCGTGCGGCGAGGAGATGTGGATGAGTTCAAGAAGCTCCGCGAGAACATGCTGGACAAAGGGATTAAAGTGATTTCCTATGGAGATAACTACGCAGACTTGCCTGAGTACTTCGAGAGGCTGACGAGTGAGATCGCCATGCGGGGTCGGACAG GTGTGCTTAAGGAGGGACAGCAGCTGAATGGCTCCGCCGCTGCCCGCGACGAGATAAAAG gATGCAGCACCTGA
- the FAM118B gene encoding protein FAM118B isoform X3 has translation MCRDPGHPSVYDAASCAAFPSCRKLLPSLKTKKPRELVLVIGTGISAAVAPQVPALKSWKGLIQALLDAAIDFDLLEDEESKRFQKCLHEDKNLVHVAHDLIQKLSPRTSNVRSTFFKDCLYEVFDDLESKMEDSGKQLLQSVLHLMENGALVLTTNFDNLLELYAAHQGKHLESLDLTDEKKVLEWAQEKRKLSVLHIHGVYTNPSGIVLHPAGYQNVLRNTEVMREIQKLYENKSFLFLGCGWTVDDTTFQALFLEAVKHKSDLEHFMLVRRGDVDEFKKLRENMLDKGIKVISYGDNYADLPEYFERLTSEIAMRGRTGVLKEGQQLNGSAAARDEIKGCST, from the exons ATGTGCCGTGACCCAGGACATCCCTCGGTGTATGatgctgccagctgtgctgctttcccctCTTGCAGGAAGCTGCTGCCAAGCCTAAAGACCAAGAAGCCTCGGGAGCTTGTTCTGGTGATTGGGACAGGAATTAGCGCAGCGGTCGCTCCCCAAGTCCCAGCACTGAAGTCTTGGAAGGGGTTAATCCAGGCCCTCCTGGATGCTGCTATTGACTTCGATCTTCTGGAAGATGAAGAGAGCAAAAGGTTTCAGAAGTGTCTCCACGAAGACAAGAACTTGGTTCACGTTGCCCATGACCTTATCCAGAAGCTGTCTCCG CGCACGAGCAATGTTCGctcaacatttttcaaagactgTTTATACGAGGTGTTTGATGACCTGGAATCTAAAATGGAAGATTCTGGCAAGCAGCTGCTTCAGTCTGTGCTTCACCTAATGGAAAATGGGGCACTCGTGTTAACCACGAACTTTGATAACCTGCTGGAACTGTATGCGGCGCACCAGGGGAAGCATCTGGAGTCTCTTGACCTGACGGATGAAAAGAAG GTGCTGGAGTGGGCgcaagagaagaggaagctcagcGTCCTGCATATCCACGGCGTGTACACGAACCCGAGCGGCATAGTGCTGCACCCGGCCGGGTACCAGAACGTGCTGCGCAACACGGAGGTCATG cgaGAGATTCAGAAGCTGTATGAAAATAAGTCATTCCTATTCTTGGGCTGTGGTTGGACTGTTGATGACACCACGTTTCAAGCCCTGTTTTTAGAAGCTGTGAAGCACAAGTCAGACCTGGAGCACTTTATGCTCGTGCGGCGAGGAGATGTGGATGAGTTCAAGAAGCTCCGCGAGAACATGCTGGACAAAGGGATTAAAGTGATTTCCTATGGAGATAACTACGCAGACTTGCCTGAGTACTTCGAGAGGCTGACGAGTGAGATCGCCATGCGGGGTCGGACAG GTGTGCTTAAGGAGGGACAGCAGCTGAATGGCTCCGCCGCTGCCCGCGACGAGATAAAAG gATGCAGCACCTGA